From one Gemella morbillorum genomic stretch:
- the ald gene encoding alanine dehydrogenase: MIIGVPTEIKNNESRVSAIPGVVAELVHDGHTVYVEKGAGLASGISDAEYEKVGAVLLDKAEDVWNKSDLIYKVKEPIPSEYKYFRKGLIIYTYLHLAAAEELTKAMVETGTIGIAFETVKVGRTLPLLRPMSEIAGRMAIQEGTRFLSKVQGGKGKLLQGVPGVQPGHVVVIGAGVAGTAAATAASGLGARVTMLDVNLDRLTELSHIFGGKVETVYSNKLNIANAIKTADLVVSTVLIPGAKAPKLVTKEMIKDMPDGGVIVDVAIDQGGTTEYTEGRPTSHDNPIFVEEGVLHYSVANIPGAVAQTATFALCNATAKYVKVIANLGVKEAVARFPELVPGINVANGKVTFKAIADDLGYEYTPVEEAL; this comes from the coding sequence ATGATAATCGGAGTACCAACAGAAATAAAAAATAATGAAAGTAGGGTTTCAGCAATTCCGGGAGTTGTTGCTGAATTAGTGCACGATGGGCACACTGTATACGTGGAAAAAGGAGCAGGGCTTGCTTCTGGTATTTCAGATGCTGAATATGAAAAAGTAGGAGCTGTTTTATTAGATAAAGCAGAAGACGTATGGAATAAATCAGACTTAATTTACAAAGTTAAAGAACCAATTCCATCTGAGTATAAATATTTTAGAAAAGGGTTAATTATTTATACATATTTACACTTAGCTGCTGCCGAAGAATTAACAAAAGCAATGGTAGAAACAGGAACTATCGGTATTGCATTTGAAACAGTTAAAGTTGGTAGAACATTACCATTATTAAGACCTATGAGTGAAATTGCAGGACGTATGGCTATTCAAGAAGGTACTAGATTCTTATCTAAAGTACAAGGTGGTAAAGGTAAATTATTACAAGGTGTTCCAGGAGTTCAACCAGGACATGTTGTAGTTATTGGGGCCGGTGTAGCAGGAACAGCTGCGGCTACTGCAGCATCTGGATTAGGTGCTCGTGTAACTATGTTAGATGTAAACTTAGATCGTTTAACTGAATTATCACATATCTTTGGTGGTAAAGTAGAAACAGTTTACTCAAACAAATTAAACATTGCTAATGCAATTAAAACAGCTGATTTAGTAGTAAGTACAGTATTAATTCCAGGAGCAAAAGCACCTAAACTTGTAACTAAAGAAATGATTAAAGATATGCCAGATGGTGGTGTTATCGTGGACGTAGCAATTGACCAAGGTGGTACAACTGAATATACAGAAGGCCGTCCAACAAGCCACGACAACCCAATCTTCGTAGAAGAAGGAGTTCTTCACTACTCTGTAGCTAATATCCCAGGAGCAGTAGCACAAACAGCTACTTTCGCATTATGTAATGCTACTGCAAAATATGTTAAAGTTATCGCTAATTTAGGTGTTAAAGAAGCTGTTGCTAGATTCCCAGAATTAGTACCTGGTATTAACGTAGCTAACGGAAAAGTTACATTCAAAGCTATTGCAGATGACTTAGGATATGAATATACTCCAGTAGAAGAAGCTTTATAG
- a CDS encoding amino acid permease yields MMNIFRKKSIESILAESRNKTLTPTMKTMDLVLFGIGAIIGSGILVLTGKASSEAGPAVIFSFLIAGLACCLAALCYAELASTIPSSGSTYTYLYVSVGEIVAYAIGWVLIGGYVLTAATIANGWSSYFSRLLAGLGLNLPKEIYTLPSAGGYGNIPAVIVVLLITFILSKGTSSSKLVNNLMVVAKVGIVILFIVVGSFYVEPTNWTNNFAPTGFSGVMLAATTVFFAYLGFDAISTSAEETINPEKALPKAIIITMIVCTAFYILVCLVLTGVVEYSRLGTGDALAFVLEEVGQNRVAGIVSLGAVIGLMAGILSFIYAGIRITYTIARDGLLPNNLTKVNKSHVPGTVTWGLGITTAILAGFLPLGQLADLANVASIIAFALVSYTTIVFYKKYPDLKRGFKVPGMPVLPMISIVLFAALLYSIKLTTWIIFIVWVIIGIVVYFAFSYKNSKLK; encoded by the coding sequence ATCATGAATATTTTTAGAAAAAAATCAATTGAATCGATATTAGCTGAATCAAGAAATAAAACGTTAACTCCAACGATGAAAACTATGGATTTGGTTCTATTTGGTATTGGAGCCATTATAGGTTCGGGAATTTTGGTATTAACAGGGAAAGCTTCATCAGAAGCAGGACCAGCCGTGATATTTTCATTTTTAATCGCAGGGTTAGCGTGTTGTTTAGCGGCCCTATGCTATGCGGAATTAGCTTCTACAATTCCATCTAGTGGTAGTACATATACTTATCTTTATGTGTCAGTAGGTGAAATAGTTGCTTATGCTATTGGTTGGGTACTTATTGGTGGATATGTTCTTACTGCGGCAACAATCGCTAATGGATGGTCTAGTTATTTCTCTCGCCTATTAGCGGGATTAGGATTAAATCTTCCGAAGGAAATTTATACTTTACCTTCAGCAGGAGGATATGGTAATATTCCAGCGGTAATAGTTGTATTATTAATTACATTTATTCTGTCAAAAGGAACATCTAGTAGTAAACTTGTAAATAACCTAATGGTAGTTGCTAAAGTGGGGATAGTAATTTTATTTATAGTTGTAGGATCATTTTATGTTGAACCTACTAATTGGACAAATAACTTTGCTCCAACTGGATTTTCTGGTGTAATGCTTGCAGCAACTACGGTATTCTTTGCATATCTTGGATTTGATGCTATTTCTACATCAGCAGAAGAAACTATTAATCCTGAAAAAGCATTACCAAAAGCTATCATTATAACTATGATTGTTTGTACTGCATTCTATATCTTAGTATGTTTAGTATTAACAGGTGTTGTTGAATATTCTAGATTAGGAACAGGGGATGCTCTTGCATTCGTACTGGAGGAAGTTGGTCAAAATAGAGTAGCAGGTATTGTTTCACTTGGAGCAGTAATTGGATTAATGGCAGGTATTCTATCATTCATTTATGCAGGTATTCGTATTACTTATACAATCGCACGTGATGGTTTACTACCAAACAACCTTACAAAAGTTAACAAGAGCCATGTTCCAGGAACTGTAACATGGGGATTAGGAATAACAACAGCGATCCTAGCCGGATTCCTACCATTAGGACAATTAGCTGACTTAGCTAACGTGGCTTCTATTATAGCATTTGCTTTAGTAAGTTATACAACAATTGTATTCTACAAAAAATATCCAGATTTAAAACGTGGATTCAAAGTTCCAGGAATGCCAGTATTACCTATGATATCAATAGTACTATTCGCAGCATTATTATACAGTATTAAATTAACAACATGGATTATCTTCATCGTTTGGGTAATTATAGGTATAGTTGTGTACTTTGCTTTCTCATATAAGAATAGTAAATTAAAATAA
- a CDS encoding thermonuclease family protein — protein sequence MNKKKVFIICFISFTILLSSLIAIFNYKQEKYNIVNINGIQIKGDTTRYPVKLVEKVDGDTIVVLFNNKQLKVRYLLVDTPETVKPGVSVQKYGPEASELNGEILKKAKNIELEFDVYQKEDKYHRALCYVYANGKSVQEQLLIAGLAEIKYVKEPDTRYLKTFKKAQNIAKSNKRNLWS from the coding sequence ATGAATAAAAAGAAAGTCTTTATAATCTGTTTTATTAGTTTTACAATTTTACTATCTAGTCTAATTGCTATATTCAACTATAAACAAGAAAAATATAATATAGTTAATATAAATGGTATACAAATAAAAGGGGATACTACACGTTATCCTGTAAAATTAGTAGAAAAAGTTGATGGAGATACTATTGTAGTGCTGTTTAATAATAAACAGTTAAAAGTTCGGTACTTACTTGTCGATACTCCTGAAACTGTAAAACCTGGAGTCTCCGTTCAAAAATATGGACCAGAAGCAAGTGAATTAAATGGAGAAATCCTAAAAAAAGCTAAAAATATAGAGTTAGAATTTGATGTGTATCAAAAAGAAGATAAATATCATCGAGCCCTCTGCTATGTGTATGCTAATGGTAAATCCGTTCAAGAACAGCTACTTATAGCTGGTTTAGCTGAAATAAAATATGTTAAAGAACCTGATACCAGATACTTGAAAACTTTTAAAAAAGCTCAAAATATAGCAAAAAGTAACAAGAGAAATCTATGGTCATAA
- a CDS encoding aldehyde dehydrogenase family protein: MIKLKKDNFKMFINGEWVNAEDKAILEAYNPANSEYLANFPDASESDVNKAVDAAREAFKAWRKTTVSERATILNKIADIIDENTELLATTESLDNGKPIRETMAVDVPLSAKHFRYFAGCILADEGQATVLEEKFLSIVLREPIGVVGQIIPWNFPFLMAAWKLAPALAAGNTIVIKPSSLTSLSLLTFVELIQDVLPKGVLNVVTGRGSKSGEFLKNHTGLDKLAFTGSTEVGRKIAIAAAEKLIPATLELGGKSANIVLDDADIEKALDGAQLGILFNQGQVCCAGSRIFVQEGIYDEFVEKIKERFNKLKIGDPLNPETQMGSQIDEKQAEKIIKYIEIAKKEGGEVLVGGERYTENGCDKGAFVKPTLITGVHNGCRISQEEVFGPVSVVIKFKNDEEVIEQANDSEYGLAGAVFSKNITRALNIARKVETGRVWVNTYNQIPEHAPFGGYKKSGIGRETHKVILEHYSQMKNILIDLTDDVSGFYN; encoded by the coding sequence ATGATAAAATTAAAAAAAGATAATTTTAAAATGTTTATAAACGGAGAGTGGGTAAATGCAGAAGATAAAGCTATCCTTGAAGCATATAATCCAGCTAATTCAGAATATTTAGCAAATTTTCCAGATGCAAGCGAAAGTGATGTAAATAAGGCTGTAGATGCTGCCAGGGAGGCATTTAAAGCTTGGAGAAAAACAACAGTAAGTGAACGTGCTACTATTTTAAATAAAATAGCAGATATTATAGATGAAAACACAGAACTTTTAGCTACTACTGAAAGTCTAGATAATGGTAAACCAATACGCGAAACTATGGCAGTAGATGTACCGCTTAGTGCTAAACACTTTAGATACTTTGCAGGATGTATTCTAGCAGATGAAGGACAAGCAACAGTCTTAGAAGAAAAATTTTTAAGTATAGTATTAAGAGAACCTATTGGGGTAGTTGGACAAATAATTCCTTGGAACTTTCCATTTTTAATGGCAGCTTGGAAACTTGCACCAGCTTTAGCAGCAGGAAATACTATTGTTATAAAACCATCTAGCTTAACATCATTAAGTTTATTAACATTTGTAGAGTTAATCCAAGATGTACTTCCTAAAGGGGTTTTAAATGTTGTTACAGGACGTGGAAGTAAATCGGGAGAATTCTTAAAAAATCATACAGGATTAGATAAACTAGCGTTTACTGGTTCTACAGAAGTTGGAAGAAAAATCGCTATAGCAGCAGCAGAAAAACTAATTCCTGCTACTTTAGAATTAGGAGGAAAATCTGCAAATATAGTATTAGATGATGCGGATATAGAAAAAGCCCTTGATGGAGCGCAATTAGGTATTCTATTTAACCAAGGTCAAGTATGTTGCGCAGGATCTAGAATTTTTGTTCAAGAAGGAATTTACGATGAATTTGTTGAAAAAATTAAAGAACGTTTCAATAAATTAAAAATTGGTGATCCATTAAATCCAGAAACACAAATGGGAAGCCAAATTGATGAAAAACAAGCAGAAAAAATTATTAAATACATTGAGATTGCTAAAAAAGAAGGTGGAGAAGTACTCGTTGGGGGAGAACGATATACAGAAAATGGTTGTGACAAAGGAGCATTTGTTAAACCAACACTTATAACAGGTGTACACAATGGATGCCGTATATCTCAAGAAGAAGTATTTGGACCAGTATCAGTTGTGATTAAATTTAAAAATGATGAAGAAGTTATTGAACAAGCAAATGACAGTGAATATGGTCTTGCAGGAGCGGTCTTCTCTAAAAATATTACAAGAGCATTAAATATCGCACGTAAAGTAGAAACAGGAAGAGTGTGGGTAAATACTTATAATCAAATTCCTGAGCACGCTCCATTCGGTGGATATAAAAAATCTGGTATAGGACGAGAAACTCACAAAGTAATTTTAGAACATTATTCACAAATGAAAAATATTTTAATTGATTTAACTGATGATGTTTCAGGATTCTATAATTAA
- the cas9 gene encoding type II CRISPR RNA-guided endonuclease Cas9 (Cas9, originally named Csn1, is the large, multifunctional signature protein of type II CRISPR/Cas systems. It is well known even to general audiences because its RNA-guided endonuclease activity has made it a popular tool for custom editing of eukaryotic genomes.): MKNITWYLGLEVGPTSIGWAATDSNYKLLRKNKKRLWGARLFEEAKTAADRRSFRAGRRRLARRKWRINLLQELFVKEISKNDPNFFLRLKESKYNFEDKSLMNEYILFNDKDYTDKDYYKEYPTIYHLRSSLMTEENPDIRKVYLAIHSMLKNRGHFLLQGQSFSDSNIDSVIKELLDLSIVKTNIEVTDEVIQSLKEIALQKKNLSDKNNDVKKLYPKEKQLQEIFKLVFGGKTSLDKLYDIEEYKELDNSVKSISFKEKVYEEVRPDYEQILSNYIELLDLAKLVYDSIVLADIKKEGKTISESKVELYNKHKDDLVNLKKLVKTDSKLSEDKKKEVYFEIFKEDKEKGTNYVNYTHRSQEGKSCSYEDFKKFLKKELEKLEDSPTKTTILEELDLETFLPLQRTKDNSVVPYQIHKEELVKILDNATKYHSFLDEKDGSGYSTREKVVQLFEFRIPYYIGPLNTHHNTENGGYSWAIRKKGMESVPVTPWNFKDVIDESASTEAFVNNLTNKCTYLSGEDVLPKNSLLYSEYALLNELNALRYEGNRISVEARDIIVTKLFKEQGKKVTKKTIKELLKTEGFIDGKGEIAGIDNIVKNDLKSYHDFKKILGDKFDKERVENIILWITLYGESRKLIKEKIIKVYGDFYTVDEIEKMSRLTYKDWGTLSRKLLTGLVSEKLYNEETGECLNIIGAMRQSTILFMELLADKFDYMSKIKNHNKENKDDITEITPDILENLYASPSVKRSIWQTVRIVEELKTIIGCAPTKIFVETTKRSNAPYKVPTLNRNDLVVKYKCIKEQEIFELEKEINNSLDFTLNKNRLINEEASKLKATKLYLYYTQLGRCMYTGKKIDLGELFDNNKYDIDHIYPQSKVKDGSFNNIVLVTKASNEMKADVFPLKSKFQTKENKRLWRFLKEKKLITEEKYNRLVRTEEFSDDELTGFIKRQFGETSQTIKVMSNILGELNPKTTVCYSKSENVSSFRQNFGKIKEGNRKSGNNEKLIRVQEINDYHRAKDAYLNIVVGNVYDVKFTQNVYNFIKNKKDVRKYSLNSLFYTDVKNANTIAWEMDKTVYVVEKTMNNNNILITRRAVEQKGALYDATIYKAKIATKAKEGTYYPLKTTDSKIKDVSKYGGFTKVKIAYYSIFEYTLDGKKGKQKITRIVPIPIYISQNIKDDKALLEYAQIGLPGKDLKIKYRKLCIGSLVKINNFNYYIGGKTNNNFTFDSAVQVILDKDSESYIKELAKYLNWKKENKDGKLWESITEDKNIQLYDSLVKKMNTGIFIRKTPNKYTELLTLEVKNKFINIDIDEQVKLLLEILNLLTNKKFTSKLNEIGITASRGVCSFNLSNQSQFSIIEQSVTGVYEKEKLIIEKKKEGIL, from the coding sequence ATGAAAAATATAACATGGTATTTAGGACTAGAAGTTGGGCCGACAAGTATAGGATGGGCGGCCACAGACAGCAATTATAAATTGTTGAGAAAAAATAAAAAGAGATTATGGGGAGCTCGTTTGTTTGAAGAAGCAAAAACTGCTGCTGATAGACGATCATTTAGAGCTGGTCGCAGACGCTTGGCAAGAAGGAAATGGCGAATTAATTTACTACAAGAACTTTTTGTTAAAGAAATTTCTAAAAATGATCCTAATTTCTTCTTAAGACTAAAAGAAAGTAAATATAATTTCGAAGATAAGAGTTTAATGAATGAATATATACTTTTTAATGATAAAGATTATACAGATAAGGACTATTATAAAGAGTATCCAACCATTTATCATCTTCGTTCAAGTCTTATGACAGAGGAAAATCCAGATATAAGAAAAGTATATTTGGCAATACATAGTATGCTAAAAAACCGTGGGCATTTTTTGCTTCAAGGTCAAAGTTTTAGCGATAGCAATATTGATAGTGTAATTAAAGAACTATTGGATTTAAGTATAGTTAAGACTAATATTGAAGTTACTGATGAAGTTATACAAAGTTTGAAAGAAATTGCTTTACAAAAGAAAAATTTATCAGATAAAAACAATGATGTAAAAAAACTTTATCCAAAAGAAAAACAACTTCAAGAGATTTTTAAATTAGTTTTTGGTGGTAAAACATCACTAGATAAACTATATGATATAGAAGAATATAAAGAATTAGATAATAGTGTAAAAAGTATTTCATTTAAAGAAAAAGTCTATGAAGAAGTACGCCCGGATTATGAACAAATCTTATCAAATTATATAGAGTTGCTAGATTTAGCAAAATTAGTATATGATAGTATAGTTTTAGCTGATATAAAAAAAGAAGGGAAAACAATATCAGAATCAAAAGTAGAATTATATAATAAACATAAAGATGATTTAGTAAATCTAAAAAAATTAGTAAAAACTGATAGCAAATTGTCCGAGGATAAGAAAAAAGAAGTTTATTTTGAAATTTTTAAAGAAGATAAGGAAAAAGGAACAAACTATGTAAATTATACACATAGAAGCCAAGAAGGAAAAAGTTGCTCATATGAGGATTTCAAGAAATTCTTGAAAAAAGAATTAGAAAAATTAGAAGATAGCCCTACTAAAACTACAATTTTAGAAGAACTTGACTTAGAAACTTTTTTACCACTACAAAGAACAAAAGATAATTCGGTAGTTCCTTATCAAATACATAAAGAAGAACTTGTGAAAATTTTAGATAATGCAACTAAATACCATAGCTTTTTAGATGAAAAAGATGGTAGTGGCTACAGTACACGAGAAAAAGTTGTTCAATTATTCGAATTTAGAATACCATATTATATAGGACCGTTGAATACACATCATAATACGGAAAATGGAGGATATTCATGGGCAATCCGTAAGAAAGGTATGGAGAGCGTACCAGTAACTCCGTGGAATTTCAAAGATGTGATAGATGAAAGTGCCAGCACAGAGGCGTTTGTTAATAACCTAACAAACAAGTGTACTTATCTTTCCGGAGAAGATGTTCTTCCAAAAAATTCATTATTGTATTCTGAATATGCTTTACTAAATGAACTAAATGCGCTTAGATATGAAGGAAATAGAATCAGTGTAGAAGCACGTGATATTATAGTAACAAAGCTATTCAAAGAACAAGGAAAAAAAGTTACTAAAAAAACTATAAAAGAACTTTTGAAAACTGAAGGATTTATTGATGGTAAGGGAGAAATTGCAGGAATAGATAATATTGTGAAAAATGACCTGAAATCATATCATGATTTCAAAAAAATTCTTGGGGATAAATTTGACAAAGAACGTGTAGAAAATATTATTTTGTGGATTACATTGTATGGAGAATCACGCAAGCTAATAAAAGAAAAAATAATAAAAGTTTATGGGGATTTTTATACAGTTGATGAAATAGAAAAAATGTCACGCTTAACTTATAAAGATTGGGGAACTTTAAGTAGAAAACTTTTAACAGGATTAGTAAGTGAAAAATTATATAATGAAGAAACAGGTGAATGTTTAAATATAATAGGAGCTATGAGACAAAGTACAATTCTTTTTATGGAATTGTTGGCTGATAAGTTCGATTATATGAGCAAAATCAAAAATCATAATAAAGAAAATAAAGATGATATAACTGAAATAACTCCAGACATTTTAGAAAATCTTTATGCAAGCCCATCTGTTAAACGTTCAATTTGGCAAACAGTTAGGATAGTAGAAGAATTAAAAACTATAATTGGCTGTGCACCTACTAAAATCTTTGTTGAAACAACAAAGAGAAGTAATGCTCCTTATAAAGTACCAACTCTAAATCGAAATGATTTAGTCGTTAAGTACAAATGTATAAAAGAGCAAGAAATTTTTGAATTAGAAAAAGAAATAAATAACTCATTAGATTTTACTCTTAATAAAAACAGGTTGATTAATGAAGAAGCTTCAAAACTTAAAGCAACGAAATTATATTTATATTATACACAATTAGGCCGTTGTATGTATACTGGTAAAAAAATAGACCTAGGTGAATTATTTGATAATAATAAATATGATATAGATCATATTTATCCGCAAAGCAAAGTGAAGGACGGTAGTTTTAATAATATAGTTTTAGTAACCAAAGCTAGTAATGAGATGAAAGCAGATGTATTTCCTCTCAAAAGCAAGTTCCAAACAAAAGAAAACAAGAGACTTTGGCGCTTCTTAAAAGAGAAAAAATTAATAACCGAAGAAAAATATAATCGCTTAGTAAGAACAGAAGAATTTAGTGATGATGAATTAACAGGATTTATCAAACGTCAATTTGGAGAAACATCACAAACGATAAAAGTAATGTCAAATATTTTAGGAGAATTAAATCCAAAAACTACTGTTTGTTATTCAAAGTCAGAAAATGTAAGTTCATTTAGACAAAACTTTGGAAAAATAAAAGAAGGTAATAGAAAATCTGGAAATAACGAAAAATTAATTAGAGTTCAAGAAATTAATGACTATCACAGAGCAAAGGACGCTTATTTAAACATAGTGGTAGGAAATGTCTATGATGTTAAATTCACGCAAAATGTTTATAATTTTATAAAAAATAAAAAAGATGTACGAAAATATTCACTAAATAGCTTATTCTATACAGATGTAAAAAACGCTAATACAATAGCGTGGGAAATGGATAAAACTGTTTACGTAGTAGAAAAAACAATGAACAATAACAATATTTTAATAACAAGAAGAGCTGTCGAACAAAAAGGTGCATTATACGATGCTACAATCTATAAAGCAAAAATAGCTACTAAGGCAAAAGAAGGTACATATTATCCATTAAAAACAACTGATAGCAAGATTAAAGATGTTAGTAAGTATGGAGGATTCACCAAAGTAAAGATAGCATATTATTCTATTTTTGAGTACACTCTAGATGGGAAAAAAGGGAAACAAAAAATCACTAGAATAGTACCAATTCCTATATATATTTCGCAAAATATTAAAGATGACAAAGCTCTATTGGAATATGCACAGATAGGATTGCCAGGAAAAGATTTGAAAATAAAATACAGAAAATTATGTATAGGTAGTCTAGTAAAAATAAATAACTTTAATTACTATATAGGTGGGAAGACTAATAATAATTTCACTTTCGATAGTGCAGTTCAAGTGATATTAGATAAAGATAGTGAGTCATATATAAAAGAGTTAGCTAAATATTTAAATTGGAAAAAAGAAAATAAAGATGGAAAATTATGGGAAAGTATAACTGAAGATAAAAATATTCAATTATATGATTCTCTCGTGAAAAAAATGAACACTGGGATATTTATTAGAAAAACACCTAATAAATATACTGAGTTATTGACATTAGAGGTAAAGAATAAGTTTATTAATATTGATATAGATGAACAAGTGAAATTATTGTTAGAGATTTTAAATCTTTTAACCAATAAAAAATTTACATCTAAATTAAATGAAATTGGTATAACGGCCAGTCGAGGAGTATGTAGTTTTAATCTATCAAATCAATCTCAGTTTTCAATAATAGAGCAATCTGTGACGGGAGTTTATGAAAAAGAAAAGTTAATAATAGAGAAGAAAAAAGAGGGAATTTTATAG
- a CDS encoding UDP-N-acetylmuramoyl-tripeptide--D-alanyl-D-alanine ligase, translating to MKYFVKDLENILNAKKINLVDNKEITGIAIDSRKVKEGDLFIPFLGENVDGHDYIESAFEKGAVASLSLKDDFESDNNIIYVNDSYEAIQTLAKHYLECLNVKIVAITGSNGKTTTKDIVTSILETKFKVHKTQGNFNNELGVPLTILAAPEDSDILVLEMGADNFGQLDFLSKLVKPDYTIITNIGESHIEFFGSRAGIAKAKFEITNGMKKDGFFVYNGDEPLLKELVENSSINATSCGENSYNHIILENYTITRDKIDFKLNIDKNSFFTTLKGKHNLFNIMFAVAIAKKIGLTNEEIRHAIDNISKITNMRLESIPYAEDSLIINDAYNASPTSMKAAVDVISDLNDFEFKTLVLGSMFELGPNEVEYHSGVGTYINNNSRGINLVISVGDLAKNITDNINNKDINTLHFSTVEEVTDYLKANKHKNEVILFKASRSMKLETIINDIK from the coding sequence ATGAAATATTTTGTTAAAGACTTAGAAAATATATTAAATGCTAAAAAAATAAATTTAGTAGATAATAAAGAAATCACAGGAATTGCTATTGATAGCCGAAAAGTAAAAGAAGGAGACTTATTTATTCCTTTCTTAGGAGAAAATGTTGATGGCCATGATTATATCGAAAGTGCATTTGAAAAAGGTGCTGTCGCTTCATTATCTCTAAAAGATGATTTTGAAAGTGACAATAATATAATTTATGTGAATGATAGCTATGAGGCTATTCAAACACTGGCTAAACATTATTTAGAATGCTTAAATGTAAAAATTGTTGCTATAACTGGAAGCAACGGAAAAACTACGACAAAAGATATAGTTACAAGTATTTTAGAAACAAAATTCAAAGTTCATAAAACACAAGGTAATTTCAACAATGAATTAGGTGTTCCGCTGACTATTCTTGCTGCGCCAGAAGATAGTGACATTCTTGTACTTGAAATGGGAGCTGATAACTTTGGTCAACTTGACTTCTTGTCAAAATTAGTAAAACCAGATTATACGATAATTACTAATATCGGAGAAAGTCATATCGAATTTTTCGGCTCACGAGCAGGTATAGCCAAAGCAAAATTTGAAATTACAAATGGTATGAAAAAAGATGGCTTCTTCGTCTACAATGGGGACGAACCATTATTAAAAGAATTAGTAGAAAATTCTAGTATAAATGCTACTTCGTGCGGAGAAAATTCTTACAACCATATTATTCTAGAAAACTATACTATCACCCGTGATAAGATAGATTTCAAACTTAATATCGATAAGAATAGTTTTTTTACTACATTAAAAGGTAAGCATAACCTATTTAATATAATGTTTGCAGTAGCAATAGCTAAAAAAATTGGTCTAACGAATGAAGAAATTCGTCACGCAATAGATAATATTTCTAAAATTACTAATATGCGTTTAGAAAGTATCCCATACGCAGAAGATTCGTTAATTATTAACGATGCTTATAATGCCAGTCCTACTTCTATGAAAGCTGCTGTTGATGTTATTAGTGATTTGAATGATTTTGAATTCAAAACGCTTGTCCTTGGTAGCATGTTCGAACTTGGGCCAAATGAAGTTGAGTATCATAGTGGAGTTGGTACTTATATAAATAACAATTCTCGTGGTATTAATCTTGTTATTAGTGTTGGCGACCTTGCAAAAAATATTACAGACAATATTAATAATAAAGATATAAACACCCTTCACTTTTCAACTGTTGAAGAAGTTACTGATTATCTAAAAGCTAATAAACACAAAAACGAAGTAATCTTGTTTAAAGCAAGCCGTTCTATGAAACTAGAAACAATTATTAACGATATTAAATAA